From one Humulus lupulus chromosome 8, drHumLupu1.1, whole genome shotgun sequence genomic stretch:
- the LOC133793508 gene encoding glycosyltransferase family 92 protein Os08g0121900-like, giving the protein MGGKSMIIPAIHKFLVSITALFLVAFFSLHLSRHHVLFTGHLDFPNIPTSNLTAAITLQYNNAVADDESQPMLRNVSSLLHHHSVLLPDWEVLLIVPANNESFDFFADYVCLFQNNATSPVTLSGPLSTDRFAFKCTMPNSVRRLRPFLQPVMTKRLEKEATQLVQMPELYRWNFLVYESFSTENDVVLFAKGLNNRQGINRSPSEFNCVFYHDSAKIVAVKTSITSSAQEVFRCPHPNITAPFISNDDDDDDDEDGEQKIKVSIEIISENNLVVPSVTYYEPRQMPQSKSKSHLCASTMVYNAGKFLKEWVMYHSKIGVDKFILYDNDSSDDIKNVVQELNDEGFDVTTIFWVWPKTQEAGFSHSAVHSKDSCTWMIYVDVDEFIYSPSWIDSSKPSKWMLKSLLPPLLPTDQSSDIGQISIRCNEFSPSSQRSHPIEGVTQGYTCRRNVEQRHKSIVLLDAVDPSLLNAIHHFRMNDQYKTVTLSLDRAVVNHYKYQAWSEFQNKFRRRVSTYVVDWKEKANLGSNDRTPGLGFEAVEPEDWNQKFCEVRDERLKMVIRKWFGSRTSYGYKLAWQT; this is encoded by the coding sequence ATGGGCGGGAAGAGCATGATCATCCCTGCCATCCATAAGTTTCTGGTGAGCATAACCGCTCTCTTTCTCGTCGCCTTCTTCTCACTCCATCTCTCTCGCCACCATGTCTTATTCACCGGCCATCTCGATTTTCCTAATATTCCCACCTCAAACCTCACCGCCGCCATCACCCTCCAATACAACAACGCCGTCGCCGATGATGAATCACAACCCATGCTCCGCAACGTCTCCTCATTGCTTCATCACCACTCCGTTCTTCTACCCGACTGGGAGGTTTTGCTCATCGTTCCAGCCAATAACGAAAGCTTTGATTTTTTTGCAGATTACGTTTGTCTATTCCAGAATAACGCCACCTCGCCGGTCACCTTATCCGGACCATTGTCGACCGATCGATTTGCTTTCAAGTGCACTATGCCTAATAGCGTTCGACGTCTCCGTCCGTTCCTTCAGCCTGTTATGACCAAGCGCTTGGAGAAGGAGGCGACGCAGCTTGTTCAAATGCCAGAGCTCTATAGATGGAATTTTCTCGTTTACGAATCGTTTTCCACGGAAAATGATGTCGTTTTATTCGCTAAAGGGCTTAATAATCGACAAGGGATCAACCGTTCGCCGAGCGAGTTCAATTGCGTGTTTTATCACGACTCCGCCAAAATCGTCGCCGTTAAAACCTCCATCACGAGCTCCGCACAAGAGGTTTTCAGATGCCCTCACCCGAACATAACGGCGCCGTTTATCTCTAacgacgacgacgacgacgacgacgaAGACGGAGAACAAAAAATCAAAGTCTCTATTGAAATCATCAGCGAGAATAATTTGGTGGTTCCGTCCGTAACGTATTACGAGCCACGTCAGATGCCACAGTCAAAGTCAAAGTCTCACTTGTGCGCGTCCACCATGGTCTACAACGCAGGTAAGTTCTTGAAAGAGTGGGTTATGTACCATTCGAAAATCGGAGTCGACAAGTTTATATTATACGACAACGACAGTAGCGACGATATTAAAAATGTCGTTCAAGAGTTAAACGACGAAGGATTCGACGTAACGACAATATTCTGGGTTTGGCCTAAAACTCAAGAAGCAGGGTTCTCCCACAGCGCGGTCCACAGTAAGGATTCGTGCACTTGGATGATATATGTTGATGTAGATGAATTCATTTACTCCCCATCATGGATTGATTCCTCAAAACCATCAAAATGGATGTTAAAGTCCCTACTCCCACCACTCTTACCAACTGATCAATCTAGTGACATTGGTCAAATCTCCATAAGATGTAACGAATTTAGTCCTTCTAGTCAACGGTCCCACCCAATAGAAGGTGTGACTCAAGGGTACACGTGTCGAAGAAATGTGGAGCAAAGACACAAGTCTATTGTGCTACTGGATGCAGTGGATCCATCGTTGCTCAATGCAATTCACCATTTTCGGATGAACGATCAGTACAAGACGGTGACATTGAGCCTCGACAGAGCGGTGGTCAACCACTACAAGTACCAAGCTTGGAGTGAGTTTCAGAACAAGTTTCGAAGAAGGGTTTCAACCTATGTCGTTGATTGGAAGGAGAAGGCTAATCTAGGCTCCAATGATCGAACACCTGGGTTAGGGTTCGAGGCCGTGGAGCCTGAAGATTGGAACCAAAAGTTTTGTGAGGTTAGGGACGAAAGGTTGAAGATGGTTATTCGGAAATGGTTTGGATCTCGAACATCATATGGATATAAATTGGCTTGGCAAACGTGA